The window CAGGAATCCTTGCCCCCGCTCCAGGAGCAAAAGGCCTTTTGTGGCAGTCGTGTTGTTCCCATATCAGTCTCCCAAGGCGGACCAACGGCCGCATCCGATAATTCTCAAAAAGAAGCACAGCGCCATGAAGAGATTTTCCGGCTTTTTCTTGTAAATATTGGCGAATATCGCCCCATGTGAAAATATAGATCGAAGTCGAATCAGAATCCTTGATCCAAGGATATCGTATATACAAATAGAACGGTTTTTTCCAGAGCGATCCGGTTTATGTTGACAATCCCGTATTGTTGGTCTATTCTTAGGGAGAATCATTATCATTTCATAATCATTATCATTGGATATAGCATGTCTAAAAAGCAGACCCGCCTGGAACAGATGCTTGACAAGCTGAAAGCGCAGCAGTTCAGGATCACGCCGCAGCGCATTGCGGTGCTGAGGATCCTTGCACGGAGCAATGGGCATCCCAGTGTTGAAAGTATCTATGAGGAGGTCAAAAAGGGTTTTCCCACCACCAGTCTTGCAACGGTTTACAAGGCCGTGACGCTTCTCAAGGAGTTGAATGAGGTGATGGAATTGGGCTTTCCGGAGGGAGGCAACCGATATGACGGAACCAGGCCATACCCCCACCCGCACCTGATTTGTACAAAATGCCATAAGATTATCGATCCGGATCTGGAAAGTCTTGAGGGGGTGACCAAGGAACTGGCTTCAGAAACCGGGTTTCAGATTACCAGCCATCGTCTGGATTTTTTTGGAATCTGCCCTGAGTGTCAACAGCGGAGAGATTGAGGTCAGTATCAATCTTTATTTAAATCTTTAAACCGATGTAATCAAAGAAAGGAGGATGTTGATGCCTGAAGAATTTAAGGCGGGCTGTGCACGACCGACCGGCGGTCCTGTGGGTGAACCGGAACCCGAGGAAGGAAAAGAAACAACTGCTGCAGAGAAGAAGGAGGAAAGGTCCATGGTGATGATCGGAAGGAAGGCGCCGGACTTTGTGGCGCCGGCATATCTGGAAGGAAAGTTCGTGAATGTGACGCTGTCCGAATACCTGGGACAATGGGTGGTCCTCTGTTTTTATCCCGGTGATTTCACCTTTGTCTGAGCCACGGAGATCTCGGCAGTTGCCGAGAAATATCCGGAATTCCAGAAACTGGGCGCGCAGGTCCTCTCCATGAGCATCGACAGCGTGTTTGTCCATAAGATGTGGAACGACAACGAGTTGTCCAAGATGGTCAAGGGCGGGGTGCCTTTCCCCATGCTCTCCGATGCAGGGGGCAAGGTGGGGGCCATTTATGGTGTTTACGACGACCAGGCGGGCGTGGAAACACGGGGACGGTTCATCATCGATCCCGACGGGGTAATTCAGGGGTACGAGGTTCTTACGCCTCCGGTGGGCAGAAATGTGGCGGAATCCCTGAGACAGATTCAGGCCTTCCAGGTGGTACGCAACAGCAAGGGCGCCGAGGCGACGCCCTCCGGCTGGAAGCCGGGAAAAATGACCCTGAAGCCTGGACCGGACCTGGTGGGAAAGGTCTGGGAGGTCTGGAAGACGGAGATGGCCTTCGATTAGCGCCCGCGGTCGCTCCTTGTACCCATCCGCATCTGTTCAGGCGGGCCGTCCGGCACGGACAAGGATGTGCCTGCGGCCCGCTCCAACAATCCTGCTCAGCCAATGGACCAGGAGGTATGAATGACCACTAACAGGCCGAGAAATTGAAAGGAGGTATTATTGTGAAAGACAACGACCCTAAGCCCACAACCACTGATGCCGGCATCCCGGTATCCAGCGACGAGTTTTCCCTTACCGTAGGACCTGATGGCCCGATTCTGCTGCACGACCACTACCTCATGGAGCAGATGGCCAGCTTTAACCGGGAGATGATTCCGGACCGCCAGCCCCACGCCAAGGGCTCGGGGGCCTTTGGACATTTCGAGGTGACTCAGGACGTCAGCGCCTACACCAAGGCGGCCGTGTTTCAACCGGGTGAGAAGACCGACGTGCTGGCCAGGTTCTCCACGGTGGCGGGCGAGAGCGGCAGTCCCGACACCTGGCGGGACGTACGCGGCTTTGCGCTCAAGTTCTACACCACCCAGGGCAATTACGACATGGTGGGGAACAACACGCCGGTGTTCTTCGTCCGTGACCCGATGAAATTTCAGCACTTCATCCACTCGCAGAAGCGCCGTGCGGAAAGCGGTCTGCGCG is drawn from Deltaproteobacteria bacterium and contains these coding sequences:
- a CDS encoding transcriptional repressor, producing the protein MSKKQTRLEQMLDKLKAQQFRITPQRIAVLRILARSNGHPSVESIYEEVKKGFPTTSLATVYKAVTLLKELNEVMELGFPEGGNRYDGTRPYPHPHLICTKCHKIIDPDLESLEGVTKELASETGFQITSHRLDFFGICPECQQRRD
- a CDS encoding redoxin domain-containing protein, whose amino-acid sequence is MPEEFKAGCARPTGGPVGEPEPEEGKETTAAEKKEERSMVMIGRKAPDFVAPAYLEGKFVNVTLSEYLGQWVVLCFYPGDFTFV
- a CDS encoding redoxin domain-containing protein is translated as MSIDSVFVHKMWNDNELSKMVKGGVPFPMLSDAGGKVGAIYGVYDDQAGVETRGRFIIDPDGVIQGYEVLTPPVGRNVAESLRQIQAFQVVRNSKGAEATPSGWKPGKMTLKPGPDLVGKVWEVWKTEMAFD